The following are encoded in a window of Thermodesulfobacterium geofontis OPF15 genomic DNA:
- the cas1b gene encoding type I-B CRISPR-associated endonuclease Cas1b, with product MMGRNYYIFKEGRIKRSQNTIFIETKDGKRPLPIHDIDQIFVFGEMDLNTSFLNFIGKNKIVIHFFNYYGYYTGSFIPREGNISGILTVKQVEHYLDHNRRIYLAKKFVESAFHNIKRNFEKRERFDEEIEKMKELAKDISNCTTINELMSLEAHIKKINYKCIEKDTNWEFERRSIRPPHNPLNAMISFGNSLVYAHILKEIYETPLNPTISYLHEPFERRYSLALDIAEIFKPILCDRLVLKLINLNIIKEEHFERSLNFVYLKEEGRKIFVKHFDDLLEERILHRKLKRKIRYKSLIKLELYKLVKHFLGEKHYNPLKVWW from the coding sequence ATGATGGGAAGAAATTATTACATATTTAAAGAAGGAAGAATTAAAAGAAGTCAAAATACGATCTTTATAGAAACAAAAGATGGTAAAAGACCTTTACCAATTCATGATATAGATCAAATATTTGTATTTGGAGAGATGGATTTAAATACTTCTTTTTTAAATTTCATAGGCAAAAATAAAATTGTTATCCACTTTTTTAATTACTATGGATACTACACAGGAAGTTTCATACCAAGAGAGGGAAATATTTCAGGAATCCTTACTGTTAAGCAAGTAGAACACTATTTAGACCACAACCGAAGAATTTATCTTGCTAAAAAATTTGTAGAGTCGGCTTTTCATAATATAAAGAGAAATTTCGAAAAAAGAGAAAGATTTGATGAAGAAATTGAAAAAATGAAGGAATTAGCAAAGGATATTTCTAATTGTACTACTATAAATGAATTGATGAGTTTAGAAGCACATATTAAAAAGATTAATTATAAATGCATAGAAAAAGATACAAATTGGGAATTTGAAAGAAGAAGCATCAGACCTCCGCATAATCCTCTTAACGCTATGATTTCATTTGGGAACTCTTTAGTTTATGCTCATATTTTAAAAGAAATATATGAGACACCGCTTAACCCTACAATCAGTTATTTACATGAACCTTTTGAAAGAAGATATTCCCTTGCCCTTGATATAGCAGAAATTTTTAAGCCTATTTTATGCGACAGGTTAGTTTTGAAACTTATTAACTTAAATATTATAAAAGAAGAACATTTTGAAAGATCGCTTAACTTTGTTTATTTAAAAGAGGAAGGAAGAAAGATATTTGTAAAACATTTTGACGATCTTTTAGAAGAAAGAATTCTGCATAGAAAACTAAAAAGAAAAATAAGATATAAAAGTCTAATAAAATTAGAACTTTATAAACTTGTAAAACATTTCTTAGGTGAAAAACATTATAATCCGTTAAAGGTTTGGTGGTAG
- the cas2 gene encoding CRISPR-associated endonuclease Cas2 encodes MKIILIYDISLIEKEDQKRLIKVMKIARKYLHHIQKSVFEGDLTYGKLKRLENEILNVVDKKRDSVIIYTFPDGVNFERHILTDVEDLTANIL; translated from the coding sequence ATGAAAATCATATTGATCTATGATATATCTTTGATAGAAAAGGAAGATCAAAAAAGATTAATAAAGGTAATGAAAATAGCAAGAAAATATCTTCATCATATTCAAAAATCAGTTTTTGAAGGTGACTTGACTTATGGCAAGCTAAAAAGACTTGAAAATGAAATACTTAATGTGGTGGACAAAAAAAGAGACAGTGTAATAATTTATACATTTCCTGACGGAGTTAATTTTGAAAGGCATATTTTAACCGATGTCGAAGACCTAACAGCTAATATTTTATAG
- a CDS encoding ArnT family glycosyltransferase, with protein MNFKIWIFLVLSLLILATLIFSFFEPPSSYQELRRAILVKENIENFKFFQTYNGEPYFTKPPLYTWLASIFVKPFSSDPEGIIFPLRVFSILCYTLLFLSLIEFHQKDWQGAFFSIIVLLTNFRFFSFINRIDLEPLFVLFSFLMFWFSYLYLFKSPKRLYQYLFYLFLTAGIFIRGPLNLFYLPGLLIYSLFTKNKRGLKLILNPLGWSIFIVICLSWYGYGYFAFGKGVFQEFFNIDIKARLVSEAKDPWYFYFNHFLLNFWFCFLILFYLFWKEKIYLKERVLNLFSKLREDKELLFLLTISLAPIILLSFTGKKYDKYLLWIYPFFAILISKILIKNFPTSPLLGRLFLIPFLANLIIFGVIAYKNSTTFSDKLQNIKKEIISDHLVFWQKENPIIVFYAPTPIKVLTKEEELLIFLNQGYKIISEERLNKGRLNKSFLDPYKKVTWYVYSSW; from the coding sequence ATGAATTTTAAAATTTGGATTTTTTTAGTACTAAGTTTACTCATTTTAGCTACTTTAATTTTTTCTTTTTTTGAACCCCCTTCTTCCTATCAAGAATTAAGAAGGGCTATATTAGTAAAGGAAAATATAGAAAATTTTAAGTTTTTTCAAACTTACAATGGAGAACCCTATTTTACTAAACCACCTCTTTATACCTGGTTAGCTTCTATTTTTGTTAAACCCTTCTCTTCTGATCCTGAAGGTATAATATTTCCTTTAAGAGTTTTTTCAATCCTTTGTTATACTTTGCTTTTTTTAAGCCTTATTGAGTTTCATCAAAAAGATTGGCAAGGTGCTTTTTTTTCTATAATAGTTTTACTTACTAATTTTCGGTTTTTTTCTTTTATTAATAGGATAGATTTAGAGCCTTTGTTTGTACTTTTTTCTTTCTTGATGTTTTGGTTTTCTTATCTTTATTTATTTAAATCTCCAAAAAGACTTTACCAATACCTTTTTTATCTTTTTTTGACTGCAGGAATCTTTATTAGGGGTCCTTTAAATCTTTTTTATCTTCCTGGACTTTTGATCTATAGCCTTTTTACCAAAAATAAACGGGGTCTTAAACTAATCTTAAATCCTTTAGGTTGGTCTATTTTTATAGTAATATGTCTTAGTTGGTATGGTTATGGATATTTTGCTTTTGGAAAAGGGGTCTTTCAAGAGTTTTTTAACATAGATATCAAAGCTCGTTTGGTTTCAGAGGCTAAGGATCCTTGGTATTTTTATTTTAACCACTTTTTGCTTAATTTCTGGTTTTGCTTCCTTATTCTTTTTTATCTTTTTTGGAAAGAAAAAATTTATTTAAAAGAACGAGTTCTCAATCTTTTTTCTAAACTTAGAGAAGATAAAGAGCTTCTATTTTTACTAACTATTTCTCTTGCTCCTATAATCTTGCTAAGCTTTACTGGGAAAAAATATGATAAATATTTGCTTTGGATTTATCCATTCTTTGCTATACTTATTTCTAAAATATTAATCAAAAATTTTCCTACATCACCCCTTTTAGGAAGGCTTTTTTTAATTCCCTTTTTGGCAAATTTAATAATTTTTGGGGTGATAGCTTATAAAAACTCAACCACCTTTTCTGATAAGCTTCAAAATATTAAAAAAGAAATAATAAGCGATCATTTAGTTTTTTGGCAAAAAGAAAACCCTATAATTGTCTTTTATGCTCCAACTCCCATTAAAGTTTTAACGAAGGAGGAAGAACTTTTGATCTTTTTAAATCAGGGATATAAGATTATTTCTGAGGAAAGATTAAATAAAGGTAGATTGAACAAGAGTTTTTTAGATCCCTATAAAAAAGTAACTTGGTATGTATATTCTTCTTGGTAA
- the yedE gene encoding YedE family putative selenium transporter produces MNYLKNLFATRWGIILVGAFIGVLAPLLQKLGNPPNMGICVACMERDIAGALGFHRVDVVQYMRPEIIGFVLGSFLSALLFKEYRPRGGSAPFIRFILGMFAMIGALTFLGCPWRTILRLAGGDLNAIFGLLGLIFGVFIGTIFFRMGYSLGRSQGFPYKAAGLGFPLLMLICLVLLLIDTPYPGTNKGEFLFFSIKGPGSQHAPIFISLLVGLFIGVLAQRSRFCTMGAFRDVILFKDFHLFSGVASFFLFALVTNLILGQFNLGFENQPIAHTMQLWNFLGMSLAGLCFALAGGCPGRQLFLSGEGDGDAAIFATGMIIGAAVAHNFGLAASPKGIGPHTPEAIILGFIICLAIGLTMRTKKA; encoded by the coding sequence ATGAATTATCTGAAGAACCTTTTTGCTACCAGATGGGGTATTATTTTAGTAGGTGCTTTTATTGGAGTTTTAGCTCCTCTTCTTCAAAAATTGGGGAATCCACCTAATATGGGAATTTGTGTAGCCTGTATGGAAAGAGATATAGCTGGAGCTCTTGGTTTTCACAGAGTGGACGTAGTTCAGTATATGAGACCAGAAATAATAGGTTTTGTTTTAGGATCTTTTTTAAGTGCCCTTTTATTTAAAGAATATCGTCCAAGAGGGGGATCTGCTCCATTTATCAGATTTATCTTAGGAATGTTTGCTATGATAGGTGCATTAACTTTCTTAGGTTGTCCTTGGAGAACTATTCTTAGACTTGCAGGTGGAGACTTAAATGCTATTTTTGGGCTATTAGGATTAATTTTTGGAGTTTTTATAGGAACCATCTTTTTTAGAATGGGATATTCTCTTGGAAGGTCTCAAGGCTTTCCTTATAAAGCTGCTGGCTTGGGCTTTCCTCTTTTGATGCTAATCTGTTTGGTGCTACTTCTAATAGATACACCTTATCCTGGAACTAACAAGGGTGAATTTTTGTTTTTTAGTATTAAAGGTCCTGGCTCTCAGCATGCACCTATATTTATTTCCCTTTTAGTCGGACTTTTTATTGGAGTCCTTGCCCAAAGAAGTAGATTTTGCACTATGGGAGCTTTTAGAGATGTAATCCTTTTTAAAGATTTTCATCTCTTCTCAGGGGTAGCTTCCTTTTTCCTATTTGCTTTAGTTACTAATCTTATTTTAGGACAATTTAACCTTGGATTTGAAAATCAACCTATTGCTCACACTATGCAATTATGGAATTTTTTAGGCATGAGTTTAGCAGGACTTTGCTTTGCCTTAGCAGGAGGATGCCCAGGAAGACAGCTTTTTCTCTCTGGAGAAGGAGATGGAGATGCTGCTATCTTTGCTACTGGCATGATAATAGGAGCAGCTGTAGCTCATAACTTTGGTTTAGCTGCTTCACCTAAAGGTATCGGACCTCATACTCCAGAAGCTATAATCTTAGGTTTTATAATATGCTTGGCTATAGGATTAACTATGAGAACTAAAAAAGCTTAA
- the chrA gene encoding chromate efflux transporter, which produces MKSIKIRTLFFSFLKLGLTAFGGPAMVAYVRELVVEKRKWLDNKTFQEGIALAQAIPGATVMQVVAYVGFKTKGIIGGLVSFIAFGLPAFLLMLFLSYIYAKTHNLPEAISIFAGLQVIVVAIVANAFLSFAKPIIKSVGEIVIAIFSFLLFLFKISPFLIIIACFLISQIIFKGTSDHKVQNSKNFNFVGILILILILFTGLIFLYFWDKILFKLSLIMMKIDLFAFGGGYASVPLMLHEIVDRLHWLDSKTFMNGIALGQITPGPIVITATFVGYLLKGLLGATLATISVFTPSFIIMAFASEISEKIRNSQIFLRAKKGLLASFSGLLLFATFKFATSVEWDFLKLTIALTSFLALYKKINILHVVLVGALISAIIFK; this is translated from the coding sequence ATGAAATCTATTAAAATTAGAACCCTGTTCTTTTCCTTTTTAAAACTTGGGCTTACTGCTTTTGGTGGTCCAGCAATGGTTGCCTATGTTAGAGAACTTGTTGTTGAAAAAAGAAAATGGCTTGATAATAAAACCTTTCAGGAAGGTATTGCACTTGCTCAGGCAATTCCAGGTGCAACTGTTATGCAAGTTGTAGCTTATGTTGGATTTAAAACCAAAGGAATTATAGGTGGGCTTGTTAGCTTTATAGCCTTTGGACTTCCCGCTTTTCTGCTTATGCTTTTTTTATCATATATTTATGCCAAAACTCATAACCTTCCTGAGGCTATATCTATTTTTGCTGGTCTACAAGTAATAGTTGTTGCCATTGTTGCTAATGCTTTTTTAAGTTTTGCAAAACCTATAATTAAATCAGTAGGTGAGATAGTTATAGCTATTTTTTCTTTTTTGCTTTTTCTTTTTAAAATTAGCCCTTTCTTGATAATTATAGCTTGCTTTCTTATTTCCCAAATAATTTTTAAAGGTACCTCTGACCATAAAGTCCAAAACTCAAAAAATTTTAATTTTGTAGGTATTTTAATTCTTATTTTAATTCTATTTACAGGTTTAATTTTTCTTTATTTCTGGGACAAAATTCTTTTCAAACTTTCTTTGATCATGATGAAAATAGATCTTTTTGCCTTTGGAGGAGGATATGCCTCTGTACCTCTGATGTTACATGAAATTGTAGATAGACTACATTGGCTTGATAGTAAAACTTTTATGAATGGAATTGCCCTTGGGCAGATAACCCCAGGACCGATTGTAATAACAGCAACCTTCGTAGGATATTTATTAAAAGGTCTTTTAGGCGCTACTTTAGCAACAATCTCAGTCTTCACACCCTCTTTTATAATAATGGCTTTTGCTTCTGAAATTTCTGAGAAAATAAGAAATTCACAAATCTTTTTAAGAGCAAAAAAGGGTCTTTTAGCCTCTTTTTCAGGTTTACTTCTTTTTGCAACTTTTAAGTTTGCTACTTCAGTAGAATGGGATTTTTTAAAACTAACAATAGCTTTAACAAGTTTTTTAGCTCTTTATAAAAAAATAAATATTCTTCATGTAGTCCTCGTTGGTGCACTTATTTCGGCTATTATTTTTAAATAA
- a CDS encoding nucleotidyltransferase domain-containing protein, protein MERKIIKEVIERVLKSAGVEIDKLILFGSRARGDYKKYSDWDLLIVTKKGLSRKERQKLAHLIRKELAEYFIDGDIIIKSEEEIQKRKDVIGSIIKSAVKEGVIL, encoded by the coding sequence ATGGAGAGGAAGATTATAAAAGAGGTTATAGAAAGGGTTTTAAAATCCGCTGGTGTTGAAATTGATAAACTGATTCTTTTTGGTTCAAGAGCAAGAGGAGATTATAAAAAATATAGTGATTGGGATTTATTAATTGTTACTAAAAAGGGACTTTCAAGAAAAGAGAGACAGAAATTAGCTCATTTAATTAGAAAAGAACTTGCAGAATATTTTATTGATGGGGATATTATAATTAAATCTGAAGAAGAAATTCAAAAAAGAAAAGATGTAATCGGAAGTATAATAAAAAGTGCAGTAAAAGAGGGAGTAATATTATGA
- a CDS encoding DegT/DnrJ/EryC1/StrS family aminotransferase gives MKKIPLLDLKRSWEEIKEEVYKGWEEVFSTMKVLNGKYLQEFEKNWAEYLGVKYAFGCSCGTSALLMALIACGIEKGDEVLLQTNAFIADLEAIHWVGATPVLVEVDPNTFGPHLEDLYQKVTPKTKALLLVHMYGHPAEMDEIIKFCEKYGIILIEDASHAHGATYKGKKVGSFGKVGCFSCGPVKNLNCIGDGGVVVTDDDEVAFKIKFLRVHGQVEKNHFHFFGFNSRLDELQAVILNVRLKTLDQKNEKRRKIAKKYYEGLSDIKNLTLPPLDPDYKQSVYHRYVIRTPYRDELVTFLKERGIGTGYYYPIPLHLQKSYLTFYKNSISFPVAEKLAKESVAIPMYPELTDEEIEYIITCIRDFYKFKILI, from the coding sequence ATGAAAAAAATTCCGCTTTTAGATCTAAAAAGATCTTGGGAAGAAATTAAAGAGGAGGTATATAAAGGTTGGGAAGAAGTATTTAGCACCATGAAGGTTTTAAACGGAAAATATCTACAGGAGTTTGAAAAAAATTGGGCTGAATATTTAGGGGTTAAATATGCTTTTGGTTGTAGTTGTGGAACAAGTGCTTTACTTATGGCACTTATAGCTTGCGGAATAGAGAAGGGGGATGAAGTATTACTTCAAACTAATGCTTTTATTGCTGATTTAGAAGCGATTCATTGGGTAGGAGCAACTCCCGTATTAGTAGAAGTAGATCCTAATACCTTTGGACCCCACTTAGAGGATCTTTATCAAAAAGTAACTCCTAAAACTAAAGCCCTTTTGCTTGTTCATATGTATGGACATCCTGCAGAAATGGATGAAATAATTAAATTTTGCGAAAAATACGGAATTATTCTTATAGAAGATGCTTCTCATGCTCACGGAGCAACTTATAAAGGTAAAAAGGTAGGAAGTTTTGGAAAAGTAGGTTGTTTTAGTTGCGGACCTGTAAAAAATCTTAATTGTATAGGAGATGGAGGAGTGGTAGTAACGGATGATGATGAAGTTGCTTTTAAGATAAAATTCTTAAGAGTACATGGACAGGTAGAAAAAAATCATTTTCATTTTTTCGGATTTAACTCAAGGCTTGATGAACTTCAAGCAGTTATTCTTAATGTAAGATTAAAAACCTTAGATCAAAAAAATGAAAAGAGAAGAAAAATAGCTAAAAAATATTATGAGGGACTTTCTGATATAAAAAACTTAACCTTACCTCCCCTTGATCCTGATTACAAACAAAGCGTTTATCATAGATATGTAATAAGAACTCCTTATAGAGATGAATTAGTTACCTTTTTAAAGGAGCGTGGAATAGGAACAGGTTATTATTATCCTATTCCTTTACATTTACAAAAAAGTTATCTAACTTTTTATAAAAATTCTATAAGTTTTCCTGTTGCAGAAAAACTTGCTAAGGAATCAGTTGCCATACCCATGTATCCTGAGCTTACTGATGAAGAAATAGAATACATTATTACTTGCATAAGAGATTTTTATAAATTTAAGATATTAATTTAG
- a CDS encoding Gfo/Idh/MocA family protein, producing the protein MSTAKLKIAIIGCGKAAERHKKIYQALKDEVEVVCVSDLEEEKAQKFAEALSAKSYTDYKEMLTKEDVEVVDLCLPSGLHAEVGEIILKDFKRHLLVEKPLALTLKEAKNLVILAQKYQLKLVTVFQNRANPPVIKLKEALSQNLLGNPILFSAKFYWSRDQKYYNSASWRGTWALDGGALAQQGCHFVDMLYYLGGPVESVFAKMGTYLANIEAEDLLVGILKFKNGALGTIEATTCSRPKDLKAELVVLGEKGSAILGGFAMNKLDYLAIEGIENINEFISGFEKNPDHPLGYSHYTYLRSAIKYFKTSEKDPWLVVGEEAIPSLEIIIGLYESAETGKEIKFPFKPKACRLGKR; encoded by the coding sequence ATGAGTACTGCGAAGCTTAAAATAGCTATAATTGGCTGTGGTAAAGCAGCTGAAAGACATAAAAAAATTTATCAGGCTCTAAAAGATGAAGTAGAGGTAGTTTGTGTTTCTGATTTAGAAGAGGAAAAGGCTCAAAAATTTGCAGAAGCTCTTTCTGCAAAGTCATACACTGATTATAAAGAGATGCTTACTAAAGAAGATGTAGAAGTAGTTGATCTTTGCCTTCCCTCAGGACTACATGCCGAGGTAGGAGAAATAATACTTAAAGATTTTAAAAGACATCTTCTTGTAGAAAAGCCTCTTGCTCTTACTTTAAAAGAAGCTAAAAACTTGGTAATCCTTGCACAAAAATATCAGTTAAAGTTAGTTACTGTTTTTCAAAATAGAGCTAATCCTCCTGTAATAAAACTAAAAGAGGCCTTATCTCAAAATCTTTTAGGAAATCCAATTTTATTTTCAGCAAAATTTTATTGGAGTAGAGATCAAAAGTATTATAATTCAGCTTCTTGGAGGGGAACTTGGGCTTTAGATGGAGGTGCCTTAGCACAGCAAGGATGTCATTTTGTCGATATGCTTTATTATTTAGGTGGACCTGTTGAGAGCGTCTTTGCTAAAATGGGCACATATCTTGCGAACATAGAAGCAGAAGACCTCTTGGTTGGTATATTAAAGTTTAAAAACGGGGCTTTAGGAACAATAGAAGCTACAACGTGTTCCCGCCCTAAAGATTTAAAAGCTGAACTTGTAGTGTTGGGAGAAAAGGGATCTGCTATTCTTGGTGGTTTTGCAATGAATAAATTAGACTATTTAGCCATAGAAGGAATTGAAAATATAAATGAATTTATCTCTGGATTTGAAAAAAATCCTGATCATCCCTTAGGATATTCTCATTATACCTATCTAAGATCTGCAATAAAATATTTTAAAACTTCAGAGAAAGATCCGTGGCTTGTGGTTGGAGAAGAAGCTATCCCCTCTTTAGAGATTATTATAGGACTTTATGAGTCAGCAGAGACAGGAAAAGAAATAAAATTTCCCTTTAAGCCAAAAGCCTGTAGATTAGGTAAAAGATAA
- a CDS encoding NAD(P)H-hydrate dehydratase, which translates to MLGIVGIVPDEKIPLIYGTPVLEEKFLNIEKWKIPVERGTTALIASAIKTLEVLNKPNPFVFLVGDIGKGKGSKELYKFLAENIHKYNFKVLTFHYILPEVDGCLKVILAIEKLLRKPFLIADAGFMYAVKMASYANFFDLFTPDIGELAFLADEKAPHPFYTRGFLLAEEKDVETLIIRAYEHKNAPPYLLVKGEKDRIVFNQKVLATVEKPFVPELEAIGGTGDTLTGIVSALIYAGYSPEEACILSAKANRLAGALAYPTPATQISEIINFIPEAIKILIP; encoded by the coding sequence ATGCTCGGAATAGTAGGTATCGTGCCAGATGAAAAAATTCCCTTAATTTATGGAACTCCGGTTTTAGAAGAAAAATTCTTAAACATAGAAAAATGGAAAATTCCTGTAGAGCGTGGCACAACAGCCCTTATTGCCTCTGCTATAAAAACTCTCGAGGTATTAAATAAACCAAATCCATTTGTCTTTCTTGTAGGAGATATAGGGAAAGGAAAGGGAAGTAAAGAACTTTATAAGTTTTTAGCTGAAAATATCCATAAATATAATTTTAAAGTGCTTACTTTTCATTACATTCTTCCAGAGGTAGATGGTTGTTTAAAGGTGATTTTAGCTATAGAAAAACTTCTTAGAAAACCTTTTTTAATAGCTGATGCAGGGTTTATGTATGCTGTCAAAATGGCAAGTTATGCCAATTTTTTTGACCTTTTTACTCCTGATATAGGAGAATTAGCCTTTTTAGCAGATGAAAAGGCACCTCATCCTTTTTATACCAGAGGGTTTCTTTTAGCTGAAGAAAAAGATGTGGAAACTTTAATAATAAGGGCTTATGAACATAAAAATGCCCCTCCTTATCTTCTTGTTAAGGGTGAAAAAGATAGAATTGTATTTAATCAAAAAGTTTTAGCAACTGTAGAAAAGCCTTTTGTTCCGGAACTTGAAGCTATAGGTGGCACGGGTGATACCTTAACCGGTATAGTTTCAGCTTTAATTTATGCTGGATACTCACCAGAAGAAGCTTGTATTCTTTCAGCTAAAGCAAATAGATTAGCAGGCGCCTTAGCCTACCCTACTCCTGCAACCCAGATCTCAGAAATTATTAACTTTATTCCAGAAGCAATTAAAATTCTGATACCCTAA
- a CDS encoding universal stress protein encodes MKLYKKILIALDTSEQSWHVFLEALKLVQEKGTWAVVVTVAPVYLGDLGLTIIDDVYDKIYAPYEKLMKKVQEVLNEKNITAKCVLEEGDEPFEKIVDAAYAFNCDLIIMGRSGSKLKTFFLGNTTARVIGYSPVDVLVIPYPKNVGFKKILVAVDGSPFAEKAFSKALALAKEHQSKLFIISVVDIPMEIYAVAPEIGEKALEKRKTYIETLVKKANEEEVKAEGFLRQGLADEKIIEVAKEIEAELLIMGTYGRTGIKRLLMGGVTERVLSIGALPVLVVK; translated from the coding sequence ATGAAACTTTATAAGAAAATTTTAATAGCTTTAGATACTTCAGAACAATCCTGGCATGTTTTTCTTGAGGCACTTAAGTTAGTACAAGAAAAAGGTACTTGGGCAGTTGTAGTAACCGTTGCCCCGGTTTATTTAGGTGATTTAGGATTAACCATTATAGATGATGTATATGATAAAATCTATGCTCCTTATGAAAAACTAATGAAAAAGGTGCAAGAGGTTTTAAACGAAAAAAATATAACTGCAAAATGTGTATTAGAAGAAGGAGATGAACCTTTTGAAAAAATTGTAGATGCAGCTTATGCCTTTAATTGCGATTTAATAATAATGGGGCGCAGTGGTAGTAAACTAAAAACTTTTTTCTTAGGAAATACTACAGCAAGAGTAATAGGTTATAGCCCTGTAGATGTGTTAGTTATACCTTATCCTAAAAACGTAGGTTTTAAAAAGATTTTGGTAGCTGTTGATGGTTCACCTTTTGCTGAAAAGGCATTTTCTAAAGCTTTAGCTTTGGCTAAAGAACATCAAAGTAAGTTATTTATTATCTCTGTAGTAGACATACCCATGGAAATATACGCAGTTGCTCCTGAAATAGGAGAAAAGGCTTTAGAAAAAAGAAAGACATATATTGAAACTCTTGTTAAAAAAGCTAATGAAGAAGAAGTAAAAGCTGAAGGATTTTTAAGACAAGGATTAGCAGATGAAAAAATAATAGAGGTAGCTAAAGAAATAGAAGCAGAACTTTTAATAATGGGAACTTATGGAAGAACAGGAATTAAAAGATTACTCATGGGTGGTGTAACTGAAAGGGTTCTTTCAATCGGAGCTTTACCAGTATTAGTAGTAAAATAA
- a CDS encoding DUF3343 domain-containing protein — translation MKWINKLFSSKKGKPSERLKSGLLLFENTSEVIKAEKVLQKEGYKVKVVGPPPEVRKGCDLAIEVPIIEITGILNLLKTQGIEPLDFIPLSENEILKPVDLFQVKDFGDYLMVRAANMKITVNKKNLVIVNISGGGCPDVPYLASILLGVSLKNSFSPKELAHTLCGYALHLAFEKAKELLCSE, via the coding sequence ATGAAATGGATAAATAAATTATTTTCATCTAAAAAAGGTAAACCATCTGAAAGATTAAAATCAGGGCTTTTGCTTTTTGAAAACACCTCTGAAGTTATAAAGGCTGAAAAGGTTTTACAAAAAGAAGGTTATAAAGTAAAAGTAGTTGGTCCTCCTCCTGAAGTGAGAAAAGGATGTGATCTTGCTATAGAAGTACCAATTATAGAAATAACCGGAATTTTAAACCTTTTAAAAACTCAAGGAATAGAACCTTTAGATTTTATCCCCCTTTCTGAAAATGAAATTTTAAAACCTGTAGATCTCTTCCAGGTAAAGGATTTTGGAGATTATCTTATGGTTAGAGCTGCTAATATGAAAATAACAGTAAATAAAAAAAACTTAGTTATTGTTAATATTTCTGGTGGTGGATGTCCGGATGTTCCTTATTTAGCTTCAATTTTATTAGGAGTAAGTTTAAAGAACTCTTTTTCTCCTAAAGAATTAGCTCATACACTCTGTGGCTATGCCCTACATTTAGCCTTTGAAAAAGCAAAAGAATTATTATGCTCGGAATAG
- a CDS encoding HEPN domain-containing protein, with translation MINEEAKKWLIKAINDYKSAQKLLSQPEEEIITDTACFHCQQAVEKMLKAFLINHDIEFGRTHSIEYLIKLCSKIDKDFERLYEITEGLTEYAVDVRYPEEFYIPSIEEAKEAFDAATKVKEFVLKKLKINEKDLK, from the coding sequence ATGATAAATGAAGAGGCTAAAAAATGGTTAATTAAGGCTATAAATGATTATAAAAGTGCTCAAAAACTTTTATCTCAACCTGAGGAAGAAATAATTACTGATACCGCATGCTTTCACTGTCAACAAGCAGTAGAAAAAATGTTAAAAGCCTTTTTAATTAATCATGATATTGAATTTGGTAGAACCCATTCCATTGAATATTTGATTAAACTTTGTAGTAAAATTGATAAAGATTTTGAAAGATTATACGAAATTACTGAAGGTCTAACAGAATATGCTGTAGATGTAAGATATCCTGAGGAATTTTATATTCCATCTATAGAAGAAGCTAAAGAAGCTTTTGATGCAGCAACAAAAGTAAAAGAATTCGTCTTAAAAAAGTTAAAAATAAACGAAAAGGATTTAAAATAA
- a CDS encoding sulfurtransferase TusA family protein: MVEVVDARGLSCPEPVLRTLEAIKALGKGELEIWVDNPTARENVIRAAKSLGWEVAEIKELPDSFKVVIRKS, translated from the coding sequence ATGGTAGAAGTAGTTGATGCCAGAGGACTTTCCTGCCCAGAACCAGTGCTACGCACCTTAGAAGCTATTAAAGCTTTGGGGAAGGGTGAGTTAGAAATATGGGTTGACAACCCAACTGCAAGGGAAAATGTAATTAGAGCTGCAAAATCCTTAGGCTGGGAAGTAGCTGAAATTAAAGAACTTCCTGATAGTTTTAAAGTGGTTATTAGAAAATCATGA